In Drosophila simulans strain w501 chromosome 3R, Prin_Dsim_3.1, whole genome shotgun sequence, a single window of DNA contains:
- the LOC6727234 gene encoding acylpyruvase FAHD1, mitochondrial isoform X1, giving the protein MVQLTQILRMACQNQNAANFLSNGKKIVGVALNYMDVVKAKNVPVPKEPLVFLKPTSSYLQEGQPIVLPKVFTKVAYEVELGVVIGKNCKNVSKADAMSYVAGYCLALDLTAQCNLGAAREAGHPWSLGKGFDTSTPVSQFIPLEKVTDPHNLPLWLTVNGELKQSGCTADLIFKVPDIISHVSKYMTLEANDLILTGTPNGADAFKAGDVIQCGMADLAKLTFQVEAE; this is encoded by the exons A TGGTGCAACTAACTCAAATCCTCAGAATGGCGTGCCAAAACCAGAATGCCGCCAACTTTTTGAGCAACGGCAAGAAGATTGTGGGGGTGGCTCTCAATTACAT GGACGTTGTGAAGGCCAAGAACGTTCCCGTGCCCAAGGAGCCGCTCGTCTTCCTCAAGCCCACATCTTCCTACCTCCAGGAGGGTCAGCCCATTGTG TTACCCAAAGTCTTTACCAAGGTGGCATATGAAGTGGAACTAGGCGTGGTGATTGGAAAGAACTGCAAGAACGTATCCAAGGCAGATGCCATGAGCTATGTGGCAGGATACTGTCTGGCTTTGGATCTAACTGCGCAGTGCAATTTG GGAGCAGCTCGGGAAGCCGGTCATCCGTGGAGCTTGGGCAAGGGATTTGACACTTCTACGCCCGTGTCCCAGTTCATACCCCTCGAAAAAGTGACGGACCCGCACAACCTGCCGCTTTGGCTCACCGTCAATGGAGAACTTAAGCAAAGCGGGTGCACTGCAGACTTAATATTCAAGGTGCCCGACATTATTTCCCACGTGTCCAAGTACATGACCCTAGAGGCCAACGATCTGATCCTGACCGGAACGCCAAATGGTGCCGATGCGTTCAAGGCAGGCGATGTAATTCAGTGCGGAATGGCCGATCTCGCTAAATTGACCTTCCAAGTGGAGGCTGAATAA
- the LOC6727234 gene encoding acylpyruvase FAHD1, mitochondrial isoform X2, whose translation MACQNQNAANFLSNGKKIVGVALNYMDVVKAKNVPVPKEPLVFLKPTSSYLQEGQPIVLPKVFTKVAYEVELGVVIGKNCKNVSKADAMSYVAGYCLALDLTAQCNLGAAREAGHPWSLGKGFDTSTPVSQFIPLEKVTDPHNLPLWLTVNGELKQSGCTADLIFKVPDIISHVSKYMTLEANDLILTGTPNGADAFKAGDVIQCGMADLAKLTFQVEAE comes from the exons ATGGCGTGCCAAAACCAGAATGCCGCCAACTTTTTGAGCAACGGCAAGAAGATTGTGGGGGTGGCTCTCAATTACAT GGACGTTGTGAAGGCCAAGAACGTTCCCGTGCCCAAGGAGCCGCTCGTCTTCCTCAAGCCCACATCTTCCTACCTCCAGGAGGGTCAGCCCATTGTG TTACCCAAAGTCTTTACCAAGGTGGCATATGAAGTGGAACTAGGCGTGGTGATTGGAAAGAACTGCAAGAACGTATCCAAGGCAGATGCCATGAGCTATGTGGCAGGATACTGTCTGGCTTTGGATCTAACTGCGCAGTGCAATTTG GGAGCAGCTCGGGAAGCCGGTCATCCGTGGAGCTTGGGCAAGGGATTTGACACTTCTACGCCCGTGTCCCAGTTCATACCCCTCGAAAAAGTGACGGACCCGCACAACCTGCCGCTTTGGCTCACCGTCAATGGAGAACTTAAGCAAAGCGGGTGCACTGCAGACTTAATATTCAAGGTGCCCGACATTATTTCCCACGTGTCCAAGTACATGACCCTAGAGGCCAACGATCTGATCCTGACCGGAACGCCAAATGGTGCCGATGCGTTCAAGGCAGGCGATGTAATTCAGTGCGGAATGGCCGATCTCGCTAAATTGACCTTCCAAGTGGAGGCTGAATAA